In a single window of the Candidatus Aminicenantes bacterium genome:
- a CDS encoding M20/M25/M40 family metallo-hydrolase: MLPASLIRISRAAAAILPAGLAAALSAFSPQSPLPVEAYAPAAESIRAEGLKSEGAIAILSRLLARAPHRLAGSPGYEEAARACLDEMRSFGLRTWTEPAPVERWTRGGTAEAVLSRPGSSGRMVLRIAALGLSVPTPAGGLEAPLVEVRSFEELEALGDRVRGTIVFFSHPMSRVPMETFAAYGEAAAYRTRGASEASRRGAVAVLVRSVTARLDGAPHGGMVGYDPAWPKIPAAAVATLDAEALSARLAESSGWRLRLRLDCRNDPPAEAPIVVGQWDGTDRSEEVVILGAHLDAWDLGQGAHDDGAGCAQAIEAVRLLKALGLHPKRSLRIVLYPNEEYGASAGRVYAASPRRQGERILAAMESDRGGLLPIGFGLGTGPAFEKLKGWEPLLRPSGIQWVGPGGGGSDVGPLAERGTVVMGFIPDSQRYFDYHHSANDVLAAVHPREIELGAVVEAIMAYVLAQEGI, encoded by the coding sequence TTGCTTCCTGCATCGTTGATCCGGATCTCGCGGGCAGCGGCGGCTATCCTACCGGCCGGCCTGGCCGCCGCGCTGTCGGCCTTTTCGCCCCAGAGCCCCCTCCCCGTCGAAGCCTACGCCCCCGCCGCGGAATCGATCCGGGCCGAAGGGCTCAAATCCGAAGGCGCCATCGCCATCCTATCCCGTCTTCTGGCCCGGGCGCCGCACCGTCTCGCGGGCTCACCCGGATACGAAGAAGCCGCTCGAGCCTGCCTGGACGAAATGCGTTCGTTCGGTCTGCGGACATGGACCGAGCCGGCTCCGGTCGAGCGTTGGACCCGGGGCGGCACCGCGGAGGCAGTGCTCTCGCGTCCCGGATCCTCCGGCCGCATGGTCCTCCGCATCGCCGCGCTCGGCTTGAGCGTCCCGACCCCCGCCGGCGGGCTCGAAGCCCCCCTCGTTGAAGTCCGATCCTTTGAGGAGCTGGAGGCCCTTGGAGACCGCGTTCGGGGGACGATCGTCTTCTTCAGCCATCCGATGAGCCGCGTCCCGATGGAAACTTTCGCCGCCTACGGCGAAGCGGCGGCCTATCGCACCCGCGGCGCCTCCGAGGCCTCACGGCGCGGCGCCGTCGCCGTCCTGGTCCGCTCCGTGACGGCGAGGCTGGACGGCGCACCGCACGGCGGGATGGTCGGCTATGATCCGGCCTGGCCGAAGATCCCGGCCGCGGCGGTAGCGACACTGGATGCCGAGGCGCTCAGCGCCCGCCTGGCCGAGTCTTCCGGATGGCGCCTGCGGCTGCGGCTGGATTGCCGCAACGATCCTCCGGCCGAGGCGCCGATCGTCGTCGGCCAATGGGACGGGACGGATCGCTCCGAAGAGGTTGTGATTCTCGGCGCGCACCTGGACGCCTGGGACCTGGGGCAGGGCGCCCATGACGACGGCGCGGGCTGCGCCCAGGCCATCGAAGCTGTGCGCTTGTTGAAGGCGCTCGGCTTGCATCCAAAGCGCTCTCTGCGCATCGTCCTCTATCCCAACGAGGAGTACGGCGCCAGCGCGGGCCGGGTCTATGCGGCTTCGCCCCGGCGCCAGGGGGAGCGGATCCTCGCGGCCATGGAATCCGATCGGGGCGGCTTGCTTCCCATAGGATTCGGCCTGGGGACGGGCCCGGCCTTCGAAAAGCTGAAGGGCTGGGAGCCGCTTCTTCGGCCCTCCGGCATCCAATGGGTCGGCCCGGGAGGGGGCGGTTCCGATGTCGGCCCCTTGGCGGAGCGCGGAACGGTCGTCATGGGCTTCATCCCCGACAGCCAGCGCTACTTCGACTACCATCACTCCGCCAACGACGTCCTGGCGGCCGTCCATCCTCGGGAGATCGAGCTGGGGGCCGTCGTCGAGGCGATCATGGCCTACGTCCTGGCCCAGGAAGGGATCTGA
- a CDS encoding galactose-1-phosphate uridylyltransferase: protein MDSAAEFRRDPISGRWVLIAPERARRPGCFPPRSEPAEAADSPADCPFCPGHEDQTPPEIQAEREAGGGPDRPGWRVRVVPNKYPAVGPEAAPAGGPIEFGERQPGVGAHEVVIETPHHDLELIDLPDEDAAAAWRMIRGRVRALEAEGGHPYVQVFKNRGREAGASRRHPHTQIAALPILPPRLAEEAAMFADWAARHGDCLLCRLLAAEIDDGRRVIHWNRAFAALAPFGSCFPYEVRLVPLAHAGSFADLPDGDLMDLAESLRRVLGLARRLFQNPAYNLVLYQAPMGKPGAGRETPFFHWHLDFLPILVTTAGFEWGTGIHINPVSPEEAAARFRTG, encoded by the coding sequence ATGGATTCCGCCGCCGAATTTCGCCGCGATCCGATCAGCGGACGGTGGGTCTTGATCGCGCCCGAGCGGGCTCGGCGGCCCGGATGCTTTCCGCCCCGCTCGGAGCCTGCGGAGGCCGCGGACTCGCCGGCCGATTGCCCGTTCTGCCCCGGCCATGAGGATCAGACCCCGCCCGAGATTCAAGCCGAGCGCGAGGCCGGCGGCGGGCCGGACCGGCCCGGCTGGCGGGTCCGGGTAGTCCCCAACAAATACCCGGCCGTTGGCCCCGAAGCCGCCCCGGCCGGCGGCCCCATCGAGTTCGGAGAGCGGCAACCGGGCGTCGGCGCTCACGAAGTCGTGATCGAGACGCCGCACCACGATCTCGAGCTGATCGATCTTCCCGACGAAGACGCCGCCGCGGCCTGGCGGATGATCCGCGGCCGAGTCCGGGCCCTCGAGGCCGAGGGCGGCCACCCATACGTTCAAGTATTCAAAAATCGCGGCCGCGAGGCCGGCGCTTCGCGTCGTCATCCCCACACCCAGATCGCGGCTTTGCCGATTCTTCCGCCCCGCCTGGCGGAGGAGGCGGCCATGTTTGCGGACTGGGCCGCCCGGCACGGCGACTGCCTCCTGTGCCGGCTTCTCGCGGCCGAAATCGATGACGGCCGCCGAGTGATCCATTGGAACCGGGCCTTCGCGGCCCTGGCCCCGTTTGGATCATGCTTCCCCTACGAAGTGCGCCTCGTTCCGCTCGCCCACGCCGGATCATTCGCCGATCTTCCGGATGGGGACCTCATGGATCTGGCCGAAAGCCTGCGGCGGGTTCTGGGACTGGCCCGGCGCCTGTTCCAAAATCCGGCCTACAATCTGGTCCTCTACCAAGCACCGATGGGGAAGCCGGGCGCCGGCCGGGAAACGCCTTTCTTCCATTGGCATCTGGACTTCCTGCCCATCCTGGTCACGACTGCCGGGTTCGAGTGGGGGACGGGCATCCACATCAACCCGGTCTCCCCGGAGGAGGCGGCGGCTCGCTTCCGAACCGGCTGA
- a CDS encoding glycoside hydrolase family 57 protein, with protein sequence MHLAILWHFHQPIYKKPGGRSYVLPWVNFHTSKNYWQMARLAQEGGWPSTYNFVPCLLEQMDDYEKGVAEDPWQAALEKAPSDLTEPERELLRLLLPAGSRGDDVPGLALREIFSPVDPLPADRDALLGRQAEIRRRVLPVYRDLEAAGRVELTASAYYHPILPMLCDARSAGSQCPPGLDFRHPLDASYQLRRGADLFADVFGRTPRGLWPSEGAISRDAARLAAEAGFRYAVTDENILWKSLGREPDPVALTRPYDCEGLTVFFRDRELSDLIGFTYGGWNPRDAAADLVRRLADRARRVGEDAVLTLALDGENPWGGYRDNGVPFLRAFYERLASEPCLSPIFFGQAAASLPAAALDLVPGTWLGHFGQWVGSPAKDDGWKALAAARLDCGPTPSIYVAEGSDWFWWFGEEPHPAFSRLFRLYLEDAYRQSGVPKP encoded by the coding sequence ATGCACCTGGCGATTCTCTGGCACTTCCACCAGCCCATCTATAAAAAGCCGGGCGGCCGGTCCTATGTTCTGCCCTGGGTCAACTTTCACACCAGCAAGAACTATTGGCAGATGGCCCGGCTGGCCCAAGAGGGAGGATGGCCCTCCACTTACAATTTCGTGCCCTGCCTTCTGGAACAGATGGATGATTACGAAAAAGGCGTGGCCGAAGACCCTTGGCAGGCAGCCCTGGAGAAGGCCCCTTCGGACCTGACCGAGCCCGAGCGGGAGCTTCTTCGGCTGCTCCTGCCGGCCGGGAGCCGCGGAGACGACGTGCCCGGCCTAGCCTTACGCGAGATCTTCTCGCCCGTCGACCCTCTACCGGCGGATCGCGATGCCCTGCTCGGAAGGCAGGCGGAGATCCGCCGGCGCGTGCTTCCGGTCTATCGGGACCTTGAGGCGGCGGGCCGGGTCGAGCTGACCGCCTCGGCCTATTATCACCCGATCCTGCCGATGCTCTGCGACGCCCGTTCAGCCGGGTCGCAATGCCCTCCCGGCCTGGACTTCCGCCATCCCCTGGATGCCTCCTACCAGTTGCGGCGGGGGGCGGATCTTTTCGCCGACGTCTTCGGCCGGACGCCGCGCGGGCTCTGGCCGTCCGAGGGGGCGATCAGCCGGGACGCGGCCCGCCTGGCCGCGGAAGCCGGGTTCCGCTATGCCGTCACGGACGAAAATATCCTCTGGAAGAGCCTGGGGAGAGAACCGGATCCGGTCGCGTTGACGCGGCCGTACGACTGCGAAGGCCTGACGGTTTTTTTCCGCGACCGGGAGCTTTCCGATTTGATCGGTTTTACCTACGGCGGCTGGAACCCTCGGGATGCCGCCGCCGACCTCGTCCGCCGACTGGCGGATCGGGCGCGCCGGGTGGGGGAGGACGCCGTCCTGACGCTGGCCCTCGACGGCGAAAACCCCTGGGGAGGCTACCGCGACAACGGTGTGCCTTTCCTGCGCGCCTTCTATGAGCGTCTCGCATCCGAGCCCTGCCTGAGCCCGATCTTCTTCGGTCAGGCGGCTGCTTCGCTTCCCGCCGCGGCGTTGGATCTCGTCCCGGGCACCTGGCTCGGCCATTTCGGCCAATGGGTTGGGTCGCCGGCCAAGGACGACGGCTGGAAAGCCCTGGCCGCCGCCCGCCTGGATTGCGGGCCGACGCCTTCGATCTATGTCGCCGAGGGCTCGGATTGGTTCTGGTGGTTCGGGGAGGAGCCGCATCCAGCCTTTAGCCGGCTGTTCCGCCTGTATCTTGAAGACGCCTACCGCCAATCGGGAGTCCCCAAGCCATGA
- a CDS encoding DUF1926 domain-containing protein, with translation MSETLTLLLAVHNHQPVGNFVSVFDRAFRDCYLPFFRLLERHPRVRMTVHFSGPLWEAMKSKERAAFDLVSGLVKRRQIELMGGGFYEPILAIIPEVDRQGQLRMMNEFLEDSFGAPPRGAWLTERVWEPNLAKTLALAGIEYTLLDEEHFRYAGIEDIHRIYITEDEGRPLRLFPIDKKLRYLIPFRPIEEIAVYLDEVRNRGGLAILGDDGEKFGMWPGTKAWVYDEGWLEWFFSFLESAPRIETRTYAEALESGPLGGRVYLPPGSYEEMMAWVLEPDDARTFEVLKKGVSGPARRFLRGGFFREFFLKYPESDHLHKRMLAVSRGVFAGGDEAARRELYQAQCNDPYWHGVFGGLYLPHLREAAYYHLLQAETLTPAPPGWQAGDTDADGQIVVARRDGRFGLHLKPARGGALTEIDYFPQGRNLSDVLSRRPEAYHQRHEPGQPGEGKSIHEMGKALPPGAERMFRYDWHPRWCGLDHFLHPDTTTDGFQSGAYAEQGDFINRPYTWSIVQDRLFLSRKGVVWSGERQVPISVQKEIRPEDSGFHFLCTITNLDDRDADLLFGSEWNFYQIPEEFAFDEGGASLAGGRLRFSFEPARDMWCFPLQTLSQSEKGYDIIHQGFCLLPLWRLQLPAMGSFTLRVHLRENRDA, from the coding sequence ATGAGCGAAACGCTGACCCTGCTTCTCGCCGTCCACAATCATCAGCCCGTCGGCAATTTCGTCTCGGTCTTCGACCGCGCCTTCCGGGATTGCTACCTGCCCTTCTTCCGGCTGCTCGAGAGGCATCCTCGGGTCCGGATGACGGTGCATTTTTCGGGGCCCCTCTGGGAAGCCATGAAGAGCAAGGAGCGGGCCGCGTTCGACCTGGTCTCCGGCCTCGTCAAGCGGCGCCAGATCGAGCTGATGGGCGGGGGGTTCTATGAGCCCATCCTGGCCATCATCCCCGAGGTGGACCGGCAGGGCCAGCTCCGGATGATGAACGAGTTCCTCGAGGACAGCTTCGGGGCCCCCCCGCGCGGCGCCTGGCTGACCGAGCGGGTTTGGGAGCCGAATCTGGCCAAAACCCTGGCCCTGGCAGGCATCGAATACACCTTGCTTGATGAAGAGCACTTCCGCTACGCCGGAATCGAGGACATCCACCGCATCTACATCACCGAGGACGAAGGCCGGCCGCTGCGCCTGTTTCCCATCGACAAAAAGCTGCGCTATCTCATCCCGTTCCGGCCGATCGAGGAGATCGCGGTCTATCTCGACGAGGTTCGGAATCGGGGTGGATTGGCCATCCTCGGAGACGACGGAGAGAAGTTCGGCATGTGGCCCGGGACCAAGGCCTGGGTCTACGACGAGGGCTGGCTGGAGTGGTTTTTCAGCTTCCTCGAATCGGCCCCCCGGATCGAGACCCGGACTTACGCCGAGGCCCTGGAATCGGGCCCCCTCGGCGGACGCGTCTATCTCCCGCCGGGCTCCTACGAGGAGATGATGGCATGGGTTCTCGAGCCCGACGACGCCCGGACTTTCGAAGTCCTCAAAAAAGGCGTATCCGGGCCGGCCCGCCGCTTCCTGCGCGGCGGCTTTTTCCGCGAGTTCTTCCTTAAATACCCGGAATCCGATCACCTCCATAAGCGGATGCTGGCGGTCTCGCGGGGCGTGTTTGCCGGGGGGGACGAAGCGGCCCGGCGGGAGCTCTACCAGGCCCAGTGCAACGACCCCTACTGGCACGGCGTCTTCGGAGGGCTCTACCTGCCGCATCTGCGGGAGGCGGCTTACTACCACCTCTTGCAAGCCGAAACCCTGACTCCCGCCCCGCCCGGCTGGCAGGCCGGCGATACCGACGCCGACGGACAGATCGTCGTGGCCCGCCGGGACGGCCGCTTCGGGCTGCATCTCAAGCCGGCGCGCGGCGGCGCCCTGACCGAGATCGACTATTTTCCTCAAGGGCGGAACCTCTCCGATGTGCTTTCACGCCGGCCCGAAGCGTATCATCAGCGCCACGAGCCGGGTCAGCCCGGCGAGGGCAAGAGCATCCACGAAATGGGGAAAGCGCTTCCTCCGGGGGCCGAGCGGATGTTCCGCTACGATTGGCATCCCCGCTGGTGCGGCTTGGATCATTTTCTCCATCCCGACACCACGACCGACGGCTTCCAGAGCGGCGCCTACGCCGAACAGGGCGACTTCATCAACCGGCCCTACACTTGGTCGATCGTCCAGGATCGGCTGTTCCTGAGCCGGAAGGGGGTCGTCTGGTCGGGCGAAAGACAGGTCCCGATCTCAGTCCAAAAGGAAATTCGCCCGGAAGACAGCGGCTTCCATTTCCTGTGCACAATCACCAACCTCGACGACAGGGACGCCGATCTTTTATTCGGCTCGGAGTGGAACTTCTACCAGATCCCGGAGGAGTTCGCCTTCGACGAAGGCGGAGCGTCGCTGGCCGGCGGCCGTCTCCGCTTCTCCTTCGAGCCGGCCCGCGATATGTGGTGCTTTCCCCTGCAGACTCTATCCCAGTCGGAGAAGGGCTACGATATCATCCACCAGGGCTTTTGCCTGCTTCCGCTCTGGCGGCTGCAGCTGCCGGCCATGGGCTCGTTCACGCTGCGCGTCCATCTTAGGGAAAACCGTGACGCCTGA